The window TGAATCCCATGCAAACAAAGATTGAAGAGGCAAACAAGCAAGGCAAAGCAGGCCTTATCCCCTTCCTTCCGGCGGGTTTTCCCACTCGTGATCAATTCTGGAAGGAACTGGAACAGCTCGACGCTGCAGGCGCATCCGTCATCGAGATCGGCATGCCCTTCTCCGACCCCGTGGCCGACGGTCCGGTTGTCGAGAAGGCATCTCTCAAGTGTCTCGACGACGGCATCAACCTGCAATGGATTTTCGACGGACTCAAGGAACGCAAAGGACAGTTCAACGCCGCCATTCTCCTGATGGGCTATCTCAACCCCGTCTATCAGTACGGCTTGGACGAATTCGCCGCAGATTGCGAAGCCGCTGGCGTATCCGGTCTTATCATCGCGGACATGCCCATTGAGGAAGCCGGTTTCGTCAAGGAAGCCATTGAGCCACACGGCGTTGCACTCGTCCCCCTCGTCGGGCTCAACACGCCCAAGG of the Pseudodesulfovibrio sp. zrk46 genome contains:
- the trpA gene encoding tryptophan synthase subunit alpha — its product is MNPMQTKIEEANKQGKAGLIPFLPAGFPTRDQFWKELEQLDAAGASVIEIGMPFSDPVADGPVVEKASLKCLDDGINLQWIFDGLKERKGQFNAAILLMGYLNPVYQYGLDEFAADCEAAGVSGLIIADMPIEEAGFVKEAIEPHGVALVPLVGLNTPKERMKLYAENASGFCYFVSVLGTTGQRESLPTRIKAKLTEAKEVFDIPIALGFGIKHPDQLTEFDGLLDAAVFGSALITHIEDGKSSAEFMEPWK